ATGGAAAGCAGCGAACATATTGGGAAGATCTTATTGGCGATGGATTAGGGAGAATTTGAGAATGTGCTGATGTGCATATTTGAAAGTTTAAAAACGAGTTTTAATACGACTTAGGAAACGGAGCCGTTAAGAAAATTAGAAATTAATTCGTTTAAAAACTTCCAGTGTTTGAGTGGCGGCAAAAATAATTATAAGAATCAAACTTTAGATTTCCCCGCAAGTTTGGAAGTTTTAGAATTAAATTCTAATTTTTAGGTGAGCTTCCAGTCATGATTTTTTGGTTCTTTTTTATCAAGAAAAAAGAATGAAGAATAAAAATTTATGATTAGATTCCACGCTCCACTTTGTGCCGCTCTGAATGACAAAATCGGTTTATAAAAAACAAACTTGTATTTAATATGACTTAGGAAACGGAGCCGTTAAGAAAATTAGAAATTAATTCGTTTAAAAACTTCCAGTGTTTGAGTGGCGGCAAAAATAATGACAAGAATCAAAACTAACATTTCCTCCCGAGTTTGGAAGTTTTAGAATTAAGTTCTAATTTTTAGGTGAGTTTCCAGTCTTGATTTTTTGATTCTTTTTTATCAAGAAAAAAGAAGGAAGAGTAAAAATTAATGATGAGATTCCACGCTCCATTTTGTTCGGCTCTGAATGACCAATCAGTTTGTAAAAAACAAACTTGTATTTAATATGATTTAGGAAACGGAGCCGTTAAGAAAATTAGAAATTAATTCGTTTAAAAACTTCCAGTGTTTGAGTGGCGGCAAAAATAATTATAAGAATCAAACTTTAGATTTCCGCCCGAGTTTGGAAGTTTTAGAATTAAATTCTAATTTTTAGGTGAGTTTCCAGTCTTGATTTTTTGATTCTTTTTTATCAAGAAAAAAGAATGAAGAGTAAAAATTAATGATGAGATTCCACGCTCCACTTTGTTCCGCTCTGAATGACAAAATTAGTTTATAAAAAACAAACTTGTATTTAATATGACTTAGGAAACGGAGCCGTTAAGAAAATTAGAAATTAATTCGTTAAAAAACTTCCAGTGTTTGAGTGGCGGCAAAAATAATGACAAGAACCAAAATTAACATTTCCGCCCGAGTTTGGTAGTCTTAGAATTAAATTCTAACTTTAGGTAAGTTTCCAGTCTTGATTTTTTGATTCTTTTTTATCAAGAAAAAAGAAGGAAGAATAAATATTAATTTGTGAATGTGATAATTTGAAAATTTGTTTCCAGTATTGTTCGTCGTGGCCGACGATTCTTTTTTATCAGAAAAACAATGAAATAAAATAATATAGATCAATGAAAAATTTTTTTGAATTAATAACAGAATCAATCGGTTGGTTACAAATCGTAGCTTCACCCTTTCTTATTGGGATTATAATTGGGGCTTTAATCTATTTCCCCAATCCAAGTTCAATCACTCTTATTTTAGGAATTATTGTAGCTATTTTAGGATTGTTTTTAGGTATTATGTGGGCAAACAAAGCCTTGAAAGGGAAAGGGACAATTTAGTTCATGTCTAGAGTAATGGCCACTCCGGAATTGGATAATCCGGACGCACAAAACAAATCAGAAGCAAACAAAGATGCCGGAGAAAAAAACCAAACTAATTCCCTCTAAGCAGAAATTGAATGCTCAGTTTCCCGACCTTGAATTAATTGAAGAATTGATTTTTAAACCATGTAATTTAAGTTAAAAAAACATTCAACCTGAATCAAAGTCAGGAATATGCTGCGCACGCTTTCAACTCGACAACTTTAAAGTACGGTTTCGAAAATCCAAAATCACTCCGACAAAAACAGGATAATTTACAAACCTTTGGAAGAGAAATATACAAATTGATTGAATCGAGCGAAAAATTCATTGTGAATGGAACAAAGCTACCTATCTACAAGATAGCGTTCCTCCGGAACGCCCAAACTATCCCCTAATATAATCTACAGAGATAAGATTCCTCCGGAATCTCCTTTTTCATAAACCATTGTATCGTCTATAAAGGCTAGATGAAAATCATTGCAAGTTTGCATGAAAACCTCAGTCTTGAACTTTACACGAGATGAAAACTACTGTCTCGTCCTTTATACGAGATAAAACCACTTTGAATCTTTGCGTAAAAACATTTTTGAATCAAAGGAATATACGGTTATTTCAAAAGTGGTATTTTAGTAGATTAAATAAAATAGAATTCTTTGTCAAGAACTAACAAGCTGGCAATTCTTAAAAAAATAAACTTTTCATGAACCAACCTGTAATCGATCTCCACTGCGACTTACTCAGTTATCTGACGCGTCCAGAATCAAGCATTTACAATACCGAAGATGTTGGTTGCGCCGTTCCCTATTTGACAAAGGGAAATGTAAAGTTACAAATCATGGCGATTTTTGCACCCGTTGAATATAACAGTCATGAATTTGGATTAAAACAAAGTGAAATTTTTAAGAATTTAAATAAGGAAGAAAACGAATTATACCGTTTCGAAAAACATCATTTAGCAAATTTTCATACGAATGAAAATATCGGAATGTTGGCTTCGGTAGAAAGTGGTTCGGCATTTTGTGATGAAAACATTTCTTTGAAAGAAGGTTTTCAAAACTTAGAAAAGATCATTGAAAACGTAGGTTCGATCCTTTATATTGGATTTACGCATCATGCTGAAAACAGATTTGGTGGCGGCAACTACTCTACTGCCGGCTTGAAAAACGACGGAAAAGCTTTAATCGATTACATGCACAATAGAAAAATTGCCATTGATTTTTCGCATACGAGTGATGCTTTAGCGTATGATATTTTAAACTACATTTCTAAACAAAACATCAACGTTCCGATTATAGCGAGTCATTCCAACTATCGTCCGGTTTTTGATCACAAACGGAATTTACCCGATGATGTGGCCAAAGAAATCATTCATCAAAAAGGATTGATCGGACTTAACTTTGTGCGCGCTTTCGTAAATCCGGAAAATGCAAATGCTTTGGAAGAACACGTCGCTCACGGAATTAGTTTGGGCGGAAAAAACGCAATATGTTACGGCGCTGACTATTTTTACACGAAAGATCATCCCGATAAATCTCGAATTCCGTTTTATTTTGCAGCACATGAGAATGCGGGTTGTTATCCGGAAATTAACACGGAGCTGGAGAATCAATTTGGCGCGGAAAAAATGAATAAAATCAGCAGTCAGAATGCTTTGGATTTTATTGCACGGATTTGGAAAGCATAAAAATTTTTGATGCGATCCCACCTTTAAGTCTCCATATTTTTTTTATTACTGGTTTTTAAGAATTCTGTTCTGAGCACTTCTGTGCGAAATTTTAACTCCGATTTTTTCGTATCTCAAAATTACTTATAGGA
This DNA window, taken from Kaistella carnis, encodes the following:
- a CDS encoding dipeptidase gives rise to the protein MNQPVIDLHCDLLSYLTRPESSIYNTEDVGCAVPYLTKGNVKLQIMAIFAPVEYNSHEFGLKQSEIFKNLNKEENELYRFEKHHLANFHTNENIGMLASVESGSAFCDENISLKEGFQNLEKIIENVGSILYIGFTHHAENRFGGGNYSTAGLKNDGKALIDYMHNRKIAIDFSHTSDALAYDILNYISKQNINVPIIASHSNYRPVFDHKRNLPDDVAKEIIHQKGLIGLNFVRAFVNPENANALEEHVAHGISLGGKNAICYGADYFYTKDHPDKSRIPFYFAAHENAGCYPEINTELENQFGAEKMNKISSQNALDFIARIWKA